A portion of the Polaribacter cellanae genome contains these proteins:
- the infC gene encoding translation initiation factor IF-3, which produces MKEDQHRINEKIKYVDEVRLVGDNVEVGVYPLDKAKELAKEQELDLVEISPKAKPPVCKIIDYKKFLYEQKKREKALKSKATKVTIKEIRFGPQTDEHDYEFKKKHAIKFLQDGAKLKAFVFFKGRSIIFKEQGQILLLKLAQELEEYGKVEQLPKLEGKRMIMFIAPKKVK; this is translated from the coding sequence ATCAAAGAAGATCAACATAGGATTAATGAAAAAATAAAATATGTTGACGAAGTTCGTCTCGTGGGCGATAATGTGGAAGTTGGTGTATATCCTTTAGATAAAGCTAAAGAATTGGCCAAAGAACAGGAGTTAGATTTGGTAGAAATTTCACCAAAAGCGAAACCCCCTGTTTGTAAAATTATTGATTACAAGAAATTCTTGTATGAGCAGAAAAAACGTGAGAAAGCATTAAAATCTAAAGCCACAAAAGTGACTATTAAAGAGATTCGTTTTGGACCTCAAACAGATGAGCACGATTACGAATTCAAGAAAAAACATGCCATAAAATTCTTACAAGATGGTGCTAAGTTAAAAGCATTTGTTTTCTTTAAAGGACGTTCGATTATCTTTAAAGAACAAGGGCAAATTCTTTTGTTGAAATTAGCGCAAGAGTTAGAAGAATATGGTAAGGTAGAGCAGTTACCAAAATTAGAAGGTAAACGTATGATTATGTTTATTGCTCCTAAAAAAGTAAAATAA
- the rpmI gene encoding 50S ribosomal protein L35, producing MPKMKTKSSAKKRFKVTGTGKIKRKHAFKSHILTKKSKKRKLKLTHDTLVHKADESNIKQQLNLK from the coding sequence ATGCCTAAAATGAAAACCAAATCTAGCGCCAAAAAACGATTTAAAGTTACTGGTACTGGAAAAATTAAAAGAAAGCACGCGTTTAAAAGTCACATTTTAACAAAGAAGTCTAAAAAACGTAAATTAAAGTTAACTCACGATACTTTGGTACACAAAGCAGACGAGTCTAACATTAAGCAACAGTTAAACTTAAAATAA
- the rplT gene encoding 50S ribosomal protein L20 — protein sequence MPRSVNSVASRKRRKKILKAAKGYFGRRKNVYTVAKNAVEKGMLYAYRDRKNNKRNFRSLWIVRINAAARLHGMSYSQFMGKVKANNIELNRKVLADLAVNNPDAFKAVVEKIK from the coding sequence ATGCCAAGATCAGTAAATTCAGTAGCCTCAAGAAAAAGAAGAAAAAAAATCTTGAAGGCAGCAAAAGGTTACTTTGGACGTAGAAAAAACGTTTACACAGTAGCAAAAAATGCGGTTGAAAAAGGTATGCTTTATGCATATAGAGACCGTAAAAACAATAAGAGAAACTTCCGTTCTTTATGGATTGTACGTATTAACGCTGCAGCTCGTTTACATGGAATGTCTTACTCTCAGTTTATGGGAAAAGTAAAAGCGAACAACATCGAATTAAACCGTAAGGTTTTAGCAGATTTAGCTGTAAACAACCCAGACGCTTTTAAGGCAGTTGTAGAGAAAATAAAATAA
- the glgA gene encoding glycogen synthase, which translates to MKVLFFTREFPPYVYGGAGVHVEYLANELAKLMEVDIRCFGDQDSKGNNLTVKGFPYENPIFNNSNDKLKAVFKTLSTGLHMNAAPINADVVHCHTWYAHFAGIVAKLCYGIPLVITTHSLEPLRPWKREQLGRGYDTSSWIEKTAIEMADAIIAVSKETKEDVLKYFNVDKKKVKVIYNGINLQEYVTTSDSNTLDEYGVDKNKPYVLFVGRITRQKGIIHLVNAIKYIDPDTQIVLCAGAPDTPEIGEEMKNAVNEVQKTRSNVIWIDKMVTKKEIIQLYSHADVFCCPSIYEPFGIINIEAMACDTAVVASAVGGIKEVVVHNETGILIPVEQQKSAPFEPVDPDKFAKDLADGVNKVINNPELRTSMAKKGRQRVEKHFDWVAIAKQVEELYKSLKN; encoded by the coding sequence ATGAAAGTACTTTTTTTTACAAGAGAGTTCCCTCCATACGTATATGGTGGAGCTGGAGTTCATGTTGAATATTTAGCAAATGAACTTGCTAAATTAATGGAAGTTGATATAAGGTGTTTTGGTGATCAAGACTCGAAAGGCAATAATTTAACTGTAAAAGGTTTTCCTTATGAAAACCCTATTTTTAATAATTCTAACGATAAATTAAAAGCAGTATTTAAAACACTAAGTACTGGACTCCACATGAATGCTGCTCCAATTAATGCAGATGTAGTTCATTGCCATACTTGGTACGCACATTTTGCAGGAATTGTAGCCAAACTTTGTTATGGAATTCCATTAGTAATTACCACACACTCTTTAGAACCTTTACGCCCTTGGAAAAGAGAACAATTAGGTCGTGGTTACGATACTTCTTCTTGGATAGAAAAAACCGCAATTGAAATGGCAGATGCTATTATTGCTGTTTCAAAAGAAACCAAAGAAGATGTTTTAAAATATTTTAATGTCGATAAAAAAAAAGTAAAAGTAATTTACAACGGAATTAATTTACAAGAATATGTAACTACTTCCGATAGCAATACTTTAGATGAATATGGAGTTGATAAAAATAAACCTTACGTACTTTTTGTAGGAAGAATTACAAGACAAAAGGGAATTATTCATTTAGTAAACGCCATAAAGTATATAGATCCAGATACCCAAATTGTACTTTGTGCTGGAGCTCCAGACACTCCAGAAATTGGAGAAGAAATGAAAAATGCTGTTAACGAAGTTCAAAAAACACGCAGTAATGTTATTTGGATTGATAAAATGGTAACTAAAAAAGAAATTATTCAACTATATTCTCATGCAGATGTTTTTTGTTGCCCATCTATTTACGAACCTTTTGGAATTATAAATATCGAAGCTATGGCGTGTGACACAGCAGTTGTTGCAAGTGCTGTTGGTGGAATAAAAGAAGTAGTTGTACATAATGAAACTGGAATATTAATTCCTGTTGAACAACAAAAATCGGCACCATTCGAACCTGTAGACCCAGATAAATTCGCCAAAGATTTAGCAGATGGAGTTAATAAAGTTATTAATAATCCTGAATTAAGAACATCGATGGCAAAAAAAGGAAGACAAAGAGTTGAAAAACATTTCGATTGGGTTGCAATTGCAAAACAAGTAGAAGAATTATACAAATCACTAAAAAACTAA
- a CDS encoding glucose-1-phosphate adenylyltransferase, whose product MINDKVLGIILGGGQGSRLYPLTEDRSKPAVPIAGKYRLVDIPISNCINSNIKRMYVLTQFNSASLNQHIKNTYHFSFFSSAFVDVLAAEQTIHSDKWFQGTADAVRQSMHHFLQNDFEYALILSGDQLYQMDFNDMIKKHRESNAEISIATYPVNAKDATSFGILKTNDENTITSFIEKPSEDLLPDWTSDVSQQMKNEGRHYLASMGIYIFNRDLLVKLMTNPDTVDFGKEIIPQAIGEHKTLSYQYEGYWTDIGNIDSFFEANLGLAENVPKFNLYDEENRIYTRARILPTSKVSGTMLHKAVIGEGCIINAAKIDTCVIGIRSRIGKEAVVSNTYMMGNDSFESLEEVANNKIEIMMGIGDRCHINNCIIDKNCRIGDDTKINGGPHLEDAETDTYFIKDGIVVIKKEATIPKGTIIGMN is encoded by the coding sequence ATGATAAACGATAAAGTATTAGGAATTATTTTAGGAGGAGGACAAGGTTCTCGACTATATCCCTTAACAGAAGATAGATCGAAACCAGCTGTACCAATTGCAGGGAAATATAGGTTGGTAGATATTCCTATTTCTAACTGCATTAATTCAAATATTAAAAGAATGTATGTTTTAACGCAGTTTAATTCTGCCTCTCTAAATCAACATATAAAAAATACCTATCATTTTAGTTTTTTTAGTTCAGCTTTTGTAGATGTTTTGGCTGCAGAACAAACGATACATAGCGACAAATGGTTCCAAGGAACAGCAGATGCAGTAAGGCAAAGTATGCATCATTTTTTACAAAACGATTTCGAATATGCATTAATACTTTCTGGTGACCAATTATATCAAATGGATTTTAATGATATGATTAAAAAACATAGAGAAAGTAACGCAGAAATTTCTATAGCAACCTATCCTGTAAATGCAAAAGATGCAACTTCTTTTGGTATTTTAAAAACTAACGACGAAAACACAATTACGTCTTTTATAGAAAAACCAAGTGAAGATTTATTACCAGATTGGACTTCCGACGTTAGCCAACAAATGAAAAATGAAGGTAGACACTATCTTGCTTCCATGGGAATTTATATCTTTAACAGAGATCTTCTGGTAAAATTAATGACCAACCCAGATACTGTAGATTTTGGAAAAGAAATTATTCCGCAAGCTATTGGAGAACATAAAACCTTAAGTTACCAATATGAAGGATATTGGACAGACATAGGAAATATAGACTCTTTCTTTGAAGCAAACCTTGGCTTGGCAGAAAATGTGCCGAAATTTAATTTGTACGACGAAGAAAACAGAATTTATACAAGAGCGAGAATTTTACCAACCTCTAAAGTTTCTGGAACAATGCTTCACAAAGCCGTTATTGGAGAAGGATGTATTATAAATGCAGCCAAAATAGACACTTGTGTAATTGGAATTCGTTCTAGAATTGGAAAAGAAGCAGTTGTTTCGAATACCTACATGATGGGTAATGATAGTTTTGAATCTTTAGAAGAAGTTGCCAATAATAAAATAGAAATTATGATGGGAATTGGAGATAGATGTCACATAAATAATTGTATTATTGATAAAAATTGCAGAATTGGAGACGACACCAAAATTAATGGAGGCCCTCATTTAGAAGATGCAGAAACAGACACTTATTTTATAAAAGATGGTATTGTAGTTATTAAAAAAGAGGCTACAATTCCTAAAGGAACCATTATTGGAATGAACTAA
- a CDS encoding alpha-1,4-glucan--maltose-1-phosphate maltosyltransferase gives MQNQSRIVIENIAPQLNCGAVFIKRVVNEIVTVTANVLVDGHDVIQASLLYKHKSEKTWKETRMHSTNNDEYTASFQVTKQGFYEYKLEGWVDYPLNWQYGIDRKIDDYQHVKSELLEGAELLKPIVKKATAEEKKYLNSLIAIFKDEAKYAEAIKEAVSNQLKEILTKYPIKLLVQESKSLSVYVDRLKARFSTWYEFFPRSASKTQGKHGTFKDCHRLLPRIAQMGFDTLYFPPIHPIGAINRKGKNNTTEAEKNDVGSTWGIGSKYGGHKDIHPELGSLEDFKELVKEAKKQGIEVAMDYALQAAPDHPWVKEHPDWFKWRPDGTVQYAENPPKKYQDILPIYWETADYKNLWQECLDTLFYWINCGINVFRVDNPHTKPYYFWGWIITEVKKKHPDVLFLAEAFTRPKIMQQLAKQGYTQSYTYFTWRESKHEIIEYMNELTKTDQKEYMRPNFWPNTPDINPFHLQNAPEAKFLLRYALAGTLSSNIGIYGPVFEQMLSEPIVGKEEYYMSEKFQLCHYNWNKQNRLTEIISSINSIRKNNESFQQTNNIQFCETGNDNLIAFYKWNQDKTNETLTVISLDAYHTQSGSVQVPLQQLNVHQGQKIEVHDLITNNSYNWYNEWNYVELNPYIPFHIFKINK, from the coding sequence ATGCAAAATCAAAGTAGAATTGTAATAGAAAACATAGCTCCTCAATTAAACTGTGGAGCTGTTTTTATAAAACGTGTTGTAAACGAAATTGTAACTGTAACTGCAAATGTTTTGGTAGATGGACATGATGTTATCCAAGCAAGTTTATTATACAAACATAAAAGCGAAAAAACCTGGAAAGAAACAAGAATGCATTCAACAAATAACGACGAATATACTGCAAGTTTTCAAGTAACAAAACAAGGTTTTTACGAATATAAATTAGAAGGTTGGGTAGATTATCCTTTGAACTGGCAATATGGAATTGACAGAAAAATAGATGATTATCAACATGTAAAATCAGAACTTTTAGAAGGAGCAGAATTACTAAAACCAATCGTTAAAAAAGCAACAGCAGAAGAAAAAAAATATTTAAATTCTTTAATTGCCATTTTTAAAGATGAAGCAAAATATGCAGAAGCCATAAAAGAAGCAGTTTCTAATCAACTAAAAGAAATTCTAACAAAATATCCTATTAAATTATTAGTACAAGAAAGCAAATCTTTATCTGTTTATGTAGATAGATTAAAAGCGCGTTTTAGTACTTGGTACGAATTTTTCCCAAGATCAGCATCTAAAACTCAAGGCAAACATGGTACTTTTAAAGATTGCCACAGATTGTTACCTAGAATCGCACAAATGGGGTTTGACACCTTGTACTTCCCTCCTATTCATCCAATTGGAGCAATAAACAGAAAAGGAAAAAATAATACTACAGAAGCAGAAAAAAATGACGTGGGTTCTACTTGGGGAATTGGTTCTAAATATGGAGGACATAAAGATATTCATCCAGAATTGGGTTCTTTAGAAGATTTTAAAGAATTAGTAAAAGAAGCAAAAAAACAAGGAATTGAGGTTGCCATGGATTATGCTTTACAAGCAGCTCCAGACCATCCTTGGGTAAAAGAACACCCAGATTGGTTTAAATGGAGACCCGATGGAACTGTACAATATGCAGAAAATCCGCCAAAAAAATACCAAGACATTTTACCAATCTACTGGGAAACTGCAGATTACAAAAATCTTTGGCAAGAATGTTTAGACACTTTATTTTACTGGATAAACTGTGGAATTAATGTATTTAGAGTAGACAATCCACACACAAAACCTTACTATTTTTGGGGCTGGATTATTACAGAAGTAAAGAAAAAACACCCAGATGTATTATTTTTAGCAGAAGCATTTACGCGCCCGAAAATAATGCAACAATTAGCAAAACAAGGCTACACACAATCTTATACTTATTTTACCTGGCGAGAATCGAAACACGAGATTATCGAGTATATGAATGAATTGACAAAGACAGATCAAAAAGAATATATGCGTCCGAATTTCTGGCCAAATACACCAGATATAAATCCGTTTCATTTGCAAAACGCACCAGAAGCAAAATTCCTTTTACGATATGCTTTGGCAGGAACTTTAAGTTCTAATATTGGAATTTACGGACCCGTTTTCGAACAAATGCTTAGTGAGCCAATTGTTGGAAAAGAAGAATATTATATGTCAGAAAAGTTTCAACTTTGCCATTATAACTGGAACAAACAAAATAGATTAACAGAAATTATTTCGTCAATCAATTCTATCAGAAAAAATAACGAATCTTTTCAGCAAACAAATAATATACAATTTTGTGAAACAGGAAACGATAATTTAATCGCTTTCTATAAATGGAATCAAGACAAAACCAACGAAACTTTAACGGTTATTAGTTTAGATGCCTATCATACACAATCTGGTTCTGTTCAAGTACCTCTGCAACAATTAAATGTACATCAAGGGCAAAAAATAGAAGTACACGATTTAATTACAAACAACTCTTACAATTGGTATAACGAGTGGAATTATGTGGAACTAAATCCATATATACCCTTTCATATATTTAAAATTAACAAATAA
- the glgB gene encoding 1,4-alpha-glucan branching protein GlgB — translation MTQTKVHSLFTDFDIDLFKAGKHYRLYEKFGAHIITVDGVKGTYFAVWAPSAKAVSVIGDFNFWQENEHHLNVRWDGSGIWEGFIPNVGKGAIYKYKIRNSSNNVITEKADPFARRCEHPPKTASVVWEDNYAWKDKKWMKNRKKNNALDAPYSVYEVHLGSWKKQVEENRFLSYTELADELVNYVKDMNFTHVEFMPIMEYPYDPSWGYQLTGYFAPTSRFGFPDEFKFLVDKFHENGIGVLLDWVPSHFPSDDHGLGFFDGSHLYEHPDRRKGYHQDWKSLIFNYGRNEVKAFLISNAIFWLDQYHADGLRVDAVASMLFLDYSRKDGEWEPNMYGGNEYLEAVDFIKEMNIAVYETFPDVQTIAEESTSFPKVSRPIYDGGLGFGMKWMMGWMHDTLEYFAKEPLYRKHHQNDVTFSLNYAFTENFMLPLSHDEVVYGKKSIVSKMPGDEWQRFANLRLMYSYMFTHPGTKLLFQGGEFGQTSEWNFEGSLDWHLLQYDVHKGAQTLVKELNKFYKKEKALHQKQFSHEGFEWIDYRDHQNSVLSYMRKGKNEKDNVIIVLNMTPIPREKYRIGLPKAGELKEVFNSDDKKFHGTNLYKNKISVSEKKKWNNRENSIELNLPPLAMIAFKYQ, via the coding sequence ATGACACAAACAAAAGTACACAGTCTTTTTACAGATTTTGACATTGATTTATTTAAAGCAGGAAAACATTATCGTTTATACGAAAAATTCGGTGCACACATTATTACTGTAGATGGTGTAAAAGGAACGTATTTTGCAGTTTGGGCACCAAGTGCAAAAGCCGTTTCTGTAATTGGAGACTTTAACTTTTGGCAAGAAAACGAACATCATTTAAATGTACGTTGGGATGGAAGTGGAATCTGGGAAGGTTTTATTCCTAATGTTGGCAAAGGAGCAATTTACAAATACAAAATTCGCAATTCTAGTAACAATGTAATTACCGAAAAAGCAGATCCATTTGCCAGAAGATGTGAGCATCCACCAAAAACAGCCTCTGTAGTTTGGGAAGATAATTATGCTTGGAAAGACAAAAAATGGATGAAAAACAGAAAGAAAAATAACGCATTAGATGCGCCTTACTCTGTCTATGAAGTTCATTTAGGTTCTTGGAAAAAGCAAGTTGAAGAAAATCGTTTTTTAAGTTATACTGAATTGGCAGACGAATTGGTAAACTATGTAAAAGACATGAATTTTACCCACGTAGAATTTATGCCAATTATGGAATATCCTTACGACCCAAGTTGGGGGTATCAATTAACAGGATATTTTGCTCCAACATCGCGTTTTGGTTTTCCAGATGAATTTAAATTTCTGGTCGATAAATTTCACGAAAACGGAATTGGTGTTCTATTAGATTGGGTTCCTTCTCATTTCCCTTCAGATGACCATGGTTTAGGATTTTTCGATGGTTCTCATTTATACGAACATCCAGATAGAAGAAAAGGATATCACCAAGATTGGAAAAGTTTAATTTTTAATTACGGAAGAAACGAAGTAAAAGCATTTTTAATTAGTAACGCCATTTTTTGGTTAGACCAATATCATGCAGATGGTTTACGAGTAGACGCAGTTGCATCTATGTTATTTTTAGATTATTCTAGAAAAGATGGCGAGTGGGAACCAAATATGTATGGTGGAAACGAATATTTAGAAGCTGTAGATTTTATAAAAGAAATGAATATAGCTGTTTATGAAACTTTCCCTGATGTGCAAACAATCGCAGAAGAATCTACTTCTTTCCCAAAAGTTTCTCGACCAATTTACGATGGTGGTTTAGGTTTTGGAATGAAATGGATGATGGGTTGGATGCACGATACTTTAGAGTATTTTGCCAAAGAACCTTTGTATAGAAAACATCATCAAAACGATGTAACCTTCAGTTTAAATTACGCATTTACAGAAAACTTTATGTTACCACTTTCGCACGACGAAGTTGTGTATGGAAAGAAATCTATCGTTTCTAAAATGCCTGGAGATGAGTGGCAACGTTTCGCAAATTTAAGATTAATGTACAGTTATATGTTTACACATCCTGGAACAAAATTATTGTTTCAAGGTGGCGAATTTGGGCAAACTTCCGAATGGAATTTCGAAGGAAGTTTAGATTGGCATTTATTGCAATACGATGTACATAAAGGAGCACAAACTTTGGTAAAAGAATTAAATAAATTCTACAAAAAAGAAAAAGCATTGCATCAAAAACAGTTTTCTCACGAAGGTTTCGAGTGGATAGATTATAGAGATCATCAAAATTCGGTGTTATCTTATATGAGAAAAGGAAAAAATGAAAAAGACAATGTAATTATTGTGCTGAATATGACTCCAATTCCTAGAGAAAAATACAGAATTGGTTTACCGAAAGCAGGTGAATTAAAAGAGGTTTTTAATAGTGATGATAAAAAGTTTCATGGAACAAACTTGTATAAAAATAAAATTTCTGTATCTGAAAAAAAGAAGTGGAATAATAGAGAAAACTCTATTGAACTAAACTTACCACCTTTGGCAATGATTGCTTTTAAATACCAATAA